From Chryseobacterium gallinarum, one genomic window encodes:
- a CDS encoding TfoX/Sxy family protein, with product MAYSTELADRVRERLLVENNIEIEEKKMFSGLSFLVNGKMCISISHENLMCRYDPELEEEVSEKKGFLPMIMKGKQLKGYCYVEPAGFQKPDDFEYWIKICLDYNPMAKASKK from the coding sequence ATGGCTTACAGTACTGAACTTGCCGACCGCGTACGGGAACGACTCTTGGTGGAAAATAATATAGAAATTGAAGAAAAGAAAATGTTCAGCGGACTGTCTTTTCTTGTGAATGGAAAGATGTGTATCAGCATCAGTCATGAGAATCTTATGTGCCGCTATGATCCGGAGTTGGAAGAAGAGGTTTCGGAAAAGAAAGGATTTCTGCCGATGATCATGAAAGGGAAGCAACTCAAAGGATACTGCTATGTAGAACCTGCCGGATTTCAAAAGCCGGATGATTTTGAATACTGGATCAAAATATGTCTTGATTATAACCCCATGGCAAAGGCTTCGAAGAAATGA